In Geotalea uraniireducens, one genomic interval encodes:
- a CDS encoding type I polyketide synthase gives MKQHEVKPDLSPGGSPLAIIGIGCLFPQAHDKDDYWANITAGIDAITDIPASHWQVADYYDRDPKAADRTYGRRGGFIDPVPFNPLEFNIPPAILEAVDSSQLLGLVTAGQALRDAGYGAERQYDRSRTSVILGVTGTLELVIPLGARLGHPLWRKALREAGVDEAVAEDVVQRIADSYVPWQENSFPGLLGNVVAGRISKQYDLGGTNCVVDAACASSLSALHLAALELATGKSDMVVTGGIDTFNDIFMYMCFSKTPALSPSGDAKPFDAAGDGTILGEGLGIVVIKRLADAERDGDRIYAVIRGIGSSSDGKGDAIYAPSATGQRKALHDAYQRTGVSPATIGLVEAHGTGTKVGDAVEVKALREVYGTAPAPWCALGSVKSQIGHTKAAAGAAGLIKAALALHHKVIPPTIKVQQPLVEVTAADTPFYLPTDKRPWLTAGPAPRRAGVSAFGFGGSNFHVVLEEYRPTKPAIDWDGTVQLLAFSGATAGELATALAGIPTDAPWSELRAAAAASRATFDAAAPCRLVLVVERNRTKLGPLLANARALLEKNSAGPWSTPDGSFFATGPRPGKLGMLFPGQGSQYPGMLRDLACRFPGLFDTLATADAGFAAEHDRQLSELIYPLSPFTDSAAAREEALRATEAAQPAIGATSLGALKILQAFAVVPEAVAGHSYGELTALCAAGRLDEPAFHRLSRLRGRLMGAGNGDKGGMLAVAASLASVEKILADERLDLVIANRNAPTQAVLSGSSAEIERAAAVFAARDIPAKRLPVAAAFHSPLVADAAAPFLAALADVELPAGELPVYANSTAAVYPDDGEAARALLANQLAKPVEFVAEIEALYAAGVRTFIEVGPGSRLTGLVKAILGEREHLAQALDSSAGKRSGVADLGRLLAQLTVLGYDTRLTAWDDGYRPAPPAKKPAMTVPISGANYVQPRPPRPAASPARPATTAIPAAVLPAASAPANTVPPLPAVTAPAGPAPAAPLAEALRTTRDSLALLQKMQEETAQLHRRFLDGQEEAAKTFQTLLEQQQRLLLGGTIPAATATGAITTSLPAAVQPPPPAVTAPATAPVPAMATPATTVAPAVTAPTSAVTETLLAVVSEKTGYPVEMLELEMGLDSDLGIDSIKRVEILSAIAERLPNAPAIGPEHLGTLRTLGEIAAHLAAGAPLAAAVTAAPAVAASASAVTETLLAVVSEKTGYPVEMLELEMGLDSDLGIDSIKRVEILSAIAERLPNAPAIGPEHLGTLRTLGEIAAHLAAGAPLAAAVTAAPAVAASASAVTETLLAVVSEKTGYPVEMLELEMGLDSDLGIDSIKRVEILSAIAERLPNAPAIGPEHLGTLRTLGEIAAHLAAGAPLAAAVTAAPAVAASASAVTETLLAVVSEKTGYPVEMLELEMGLDSDLGIDSIKRVEILSAIAERLPNAPAIGPEHLGTLRTLGEIAAHLAAGAPATAVTAPMAAATPAATPIPAEPAPAPIDRQAVLPVALEAAAAPLALAAGEFWLTDDGSPFVAALAAQFRERGTAVRLLAGDALPGLAPSEALAGLVIVAPQTGCTDLFHEQAFLLLQHALPALRRGATAGGALCATVSRLDGAFGCGSTTELLDPLSGGLAGLAKTAAREHPELHCKAIDLGDFAAPDAMAAALTDELLRSGPLEVGLTPGRRITLELAGLPPADLPATPPLAAGEVVIVTGGGRGVTAATAIALARACRPLLVLLGRSPEPAPEPAWLHGLADEGAIKRTIIDHAAEKLHPREIEERYREVVAGRELRATLEQIAAAGGKAIYRAVDIRDAAAVTALVDEIRREHGPIRGLVHGAGVLADRLIADKTREQFARVYGTKVAGLRALLAATAADDLRFIALFSSTTGRFGRVGQVDYAVANEVLNKLAQAEARRRAGCRTVSINWGPWDGGMVTPALKKVFANEGIGLIDLTAGGEFLIHEIAAAGAPVEIVAMVGGAAATAPAPSPAAAGRPLAEAFALTLTVADYPFLRSHVIDGKAVLPMAVIVEWLAHGALHGNPGFRFHGFNDLRICKGVVFDRETPCPLRVLAGRAEKRDSFYLVPVELVSTADDRPVLHARAEIVLANRLPEGIRSISEIPTTPYEPRNGELYDREHLFHGPELHGIEQVDGCSAKGIAARVKGAPVPTAWINRPLRSVWITDPLVIDSAFQLMILWSFERFGAGSLPCFGARYRQFQETFPRDGVQVVIRVTGESAHSATADMEFLDRHNGKLVARLEGYECVIDPSLQQAFRRNRLPEPGDVQLGAA, from the coding sequence GTGAAACAGCACGAAGTGAAACCGGACCTTTCCCCCGGCGGAAGCCCGCTGGCCATCATCGGCATCGGCTGCCTCTTTCCGCAGGCGCACGACAAGGACGACTACTGGGCGAACATCACCGCAGGGATCGACGCCATTACCGATATCCCGGCCAGCCACTGGCAGGTCGCCGACTACTACGACCGGGACCCGAAGGCCGCCGACCGGACTTACGGCCGGCGGGGGGGATTCATCGATCCGGTCCCCTTCAATCCGCTGGAGTTCAACATCCCGCCGGCGATCCTCGAAGCGGTCGATTCGTCGCAGCTGCTCGGGCTGGTCACTGCCGGCCAGGCGCTGCGGGATGCGGGCTACGGCGCCGAGCGGCAGTACGACCGGAGCCGGACCAGCGTCATCCTCGGCGTCACCGGCACCCTCGAACTGGTGATCCCCCTCGGGGCGCGGCTCGGCCATCCGCTCTGGCGCAAGGCGCTCCGGGAAGCAGGGGTGGACGAGGCGGTGGCCGAAGACGTCGTGCAGCGGATCGCCGACTCCTACGTCCCCTGGCAGGAAAACTCCTTCCCCGGCCTGCTCGGCAACGTGGTCGCCGGCCGGATCAGCAAGCAGTACGACCTCGGCGGCACCAACTGCGTCGTCGACGCCGCCTGCGCCAGTTCGCTGAGCGCCCTTCACCTCGCCGCCCTGGAACTCGCCACCGGCAAGTCCGACATGGTGGTGACCGGCGGCATCGATACCTTCAACGACATCTTCATGTACATGTGCTTCAGCAAGACGCCGGCCCTCTCGCCGAGCGGCGACGCCAAGCCGTTCGACGCCGCCGGGGACGGAACCATCCTCGGCGAAGGGCTCGGCATCGTCGTCATCAAGCGGCTGGCCGATGCCGAGCGGGACGGCGACCGGATCTACGCGGTCATCCGCGGCATCGGCTCCTCGAGCGACGGCAAGGGGGACGCGATCTACGCCCCGAGCGCCACCGGGCAGCGGAAGGCGTTGCACGACGCCTACCAGCGGACCGGCGTCTCCCCGGCGACCATCGGTCTGGTGGAAGCCCACGGCACCGGCACCAAGGTGGGCGACGCAGTGGAAGTCAAGGCGCTGCGCGAGGTGTACGGCACGGCACCGGCCCCCTGGTGCGCCCTCGGCTCGGTGAAGTCGCAGATCGGCCACACCAAGGCGGCGGCCGGCGCGGCGGGGCTGATCAAGGCGGCCCTGGCGCTTCACCACAAGGTGATCCCCCCGACCATCAAGGTGCAGCAGCCGCTGGTCGAAGTGACCGCGGCCGACACCCCCTTCTACCTGCCGACCGACAAGCGCCCCTGGCTGACCGCCGGCCCGGCCCCCCGGCGAGCCGGGGTGAGCGCCTTCGGCTTCGGCGGCTCCAATTTCCACGTCGTCCTCGAAGAGTACCGGCCCACCAAGCCGGCCATCGACTGGGACGGCACCGTCCAGCTGCTCGCCTTCTCCGGCGCCACTGCCGGCGAGCTGGCGACCGCCCTGGCCGGCATCCCGACCGACGCCCCGTGGAGCGAGCTGCGCGCTGCGGCCGCCGCCTCCCGGGCGACGTTCGATGCCGCCGCTCCCTGCCGGCTCGTGCTGGTCGTCGAGCGGAACCGGACCAAGCTCGGCCCGCTGCTGGCCAACGCCCGGGCGCTCCTGGAGAAAAATTCCGCCGGGCCGTGGAGCACCCCCGACGGGTCATTCTTCGCCACCGGCCCCCGGCCGGGCAAGCTCGGCATGCTCTTCCCCGGCCAGGGGTCCCAGTACCCCGGGATGCTCCGGGATCTCGCCTGCCGTTTCCCCGGGCTGTTCGACACCCTGGCGACCGCCGACGCCGGCTTTGCCGCCGAACACGACCGCCAGCTCTCCGAACTCATCTACCCCCTCTCCCCCTTCACCGACTCCGCGGCGGCCCGGGAAGAAGCGCTGCGCGCCACCGAAGCGGCCCAGCCGGCCATCGGCGCCACCAGCCTCGGCGCCCTCAAGATCCTGCAGGCGTTCGCCGTCGTCCCGGAAGCGGTGGCCGGCCACAGCTACGGCGAACTGACCGCCCTCTGCGCCGCCGGCCGGCTCGATGAACCGGCCTTCCACCGCCTGTCGCGGCTGCGCGGCCGGCTGATGGGCGCCGGCAACGGCGACAAGGGGGGGATGCTGGCGGTGGCCGCCTCGCTGGCCAGCGTCGAGAAGATCCTCGCCGACGAGCGGCTCGACCTGGTGATCGCCAACCGCAACGCCCCGACCCAGGCGGTCCTCTCCGGCAGCAGCGCCGAGATCGAGCGGGCCGCCGCCGTCTTCGCCGCCCGGGACATCCCGGCCAAGCGGCTGCCGGTAGCCGCCGCCTTCCACAGTCCGCTGGTGGCCGACGCCGCCGCCCCGTTCCTCGCCGCCCTCGCCGACGTCGAACTGCCGGCGGGGGAGCTGCCGGTCTACGCCAACAGCACCGCCGCCGTCTACCCGGACGACGGCGAAGCGGCCCGGGCGCTCTTAGCCAATCAACTGGCCAAACCAGTCGAATTCGTCGCCGAGATCGAGGCGCTGTACGCCGCCGGCGTCCGGACCTTCATCGAAGTCGGCCCCGGCAGCCGCCTCACCGGCCTGGTCAAGGCGATCCTCGGCGAGCGGGAGCATCTGGCCCAGGCACTTGACTCCTCCGCCGGCAAGCGTTCCGGCGTCGCCGACCTCGGCCGGCTCCTCGCCCAACTGACGGTCCTCGGCTACGATACCCGACTGACCGCCTGGGACGACGGCTACCGGCCGGCGCCGCCGGCCAAGAAACCGGCAATGACGGTGCCGATCAGCGGCGCCAATTACGTCCAGCCACGGCCGCCACGACCGGCAGCGAGCCCGGCCCGGCCGGCGACGACTGCCATTCCCGCAGCCGTCCTCCCTGCCGCTTCGGCGCCGGCGAACACCGTCCCGCCGCTGCCGGCGGTCACCGCTCCGGCCGGGCCGGCACCGGCTGCCCCCTTGGCCGAGGCGCTCCGGACGACCCGCGACAGCCTGGCGCTGCTACAGAAGATGCAGGAAGAGACCGCTCAGCTCCACCGCCGCTTCCTCGACGGCCAGGAGGAGGCGGCCAAGACCTTCCAGACCCTGCTCGAACAGCAGCAACGCCTGCTCCTCGGCGGTACCATCCCGGCAGCGACCGCCACGGGGGCGATAACCACCTCGCTCCCGGCCGCCGTTCAGCCGCCTCCGCCGGCAGTCACCGCCCCCGCCACTGCGCCGGTGCCCGCCATGGCAACGCCGGCCACGACAGTTGCTCCGGCGGTAACCGCGCCGACGAGCGCCGTCACCGAAACCCTCTTGGCGGTGGTCAGCGAGAAGACCGGCTACCCGGTGGAGATGCTCGAACTGGAGATGGGGCTCGACTCCGACCTCGGCATCGACTCGATCAAGCGGGTCGAAATCCTCTCCGCCATCGCCGAACGGCTCCCCAACGCCCCGGCCATCGGCCCCGAGCATCTCGGCACCCTCCGCACCCTCGGCGAGATCGCCGCCCACCTGGCCGCCGGCGCCCCGCTTGCCGCGGCGGTAACGGCGGCACCGGCGGTGGCCGCATCGGCCAGCGCCGTCACCGAAACCCTCTTGGCGGTGGTCAGTGAGAAGACCGGCTACCCGGTGGAGATGCTCGAACTGGAGATGGGGCTCGACTCCGACCTCGGCATCGACTCGATCAAGCGGGTCGAAATCCTCTCCGCCATCGCCGAACGGCTCCCCAACGCCCCGGCCATCGGCCCCGAGCATCTCGGCACCCTCCGCACCCTCGGCGAGATCGCCGCCCACCTGGCCGCCGGCGCCCCGCTTGCCGCGGCGGTAACGGCGGCACCGGCGGTGGCCGCATCGGCCAGCGCCGTCACCGAAACCCTCTTGGCGGTGGTCAGTGAGAAGACCGGCTACCCGGTGGAGATGCTCGAATTGGAGATGGGGCTCGACTCCGACCTCGGCATCGACTCGATCAAGCGGGTCGAAATCCTCTCCGCCATCGCCGAACGGCTCCCCAACGCCCCGGCCATCGGCCCCGAGCATCTCGGCACCCTCCGCACCCTCGGCGAGATCGCCGCCCACCTGGCCGCCGGCGCCCCGCTTGCCGCGGCGGTAACGGCGGCACCGGCGGTGGCCGCATCGGCCAGCGCCGTCACCGAAACCCTCTTGGCGGTGGTCAGTGAGAAGACCGGCTACCCGGTGGAGATGCTCGAATTGGAGATGGGGCTCGACTCCGACCTCGGCATCGACTCGATCAAGCGGGTCGAAATCCTCTCCGCCATCGCCGAACGGCTCCCCAACGCCCCGGCCATCGGCCCCGAGCATCTCGGCACCCTCCGCACCCTCGGCGAGATCGCCGCCCACCTGGCCGCCGGCGCCCCGGCGACTGCGGTGACGGCGCCCATGGCGGCAGCCACCCCGGCGGCAACGCCGATCCCGGCCGAGCCGGCGCCCGCCCCCATCGACCGCCAGGCGGTGCTCCCGGTCGCCCTCGAAGCGGCCGCCGCACCGCTGGCCCTCGCCGCCGGCGAATTCTGGCTGACCGACGACGGCTCGCCCTTCGTCGCCGCCCTCGCCGCGCAGTTCCGCGAACGGGGCACCGCCGTCCGGCTGCTGGCCGGCGACGCGCTCCCCGGCCTCGCGCCGAGCGAAGCGCTGGCCGGGCTGGTGATCGTTGCGCCGCAGACGGGCTGTACCGATCTCTTCCACGAACAGGCGTTCCTGCTCCTCCAGCACGCCCTGCCGGCCCTCCGCCGGGGCGCCACCGCCGGCGGTGCCCTCTGCGCCACCGTCTCCCGACTCGACGGCGCCTTCGGCTGCGGCAGCACCACCGAGCTGCTCGACCCGCTTTCCGGCGGGTTGGCCGGCCTAGCCAAGACGGCCGCCCGGGAGCACCCGGAGCTGCACTGCAAGGCAATCGATCTGGGCGACTTCGCCGCCCCCGACGCCATGGCCGCGGCCCTCACTGACGAGCTGCTCCGCAGCGGGCCGCTGGAAGTGGGCCTTACCCCCGGCCGGCGGATCACTCTGGAACTGGCGGGGCTGCCGCCGGCCGACCTTCCCGCCACCCCACCGCTGGCCGCCGGCGAGGTAGTCATCGTCACCGGCGGCGGCCGGGGGGTGACGGCAGCCACCGCCATCGCCCTGGCCCGCGCCTGCCGGCCGCTGCTCGTCCTGCTCGGCAGGAGCCCCGAACCGGCGCCGGAACCGGCCTGGCTCCACGGCCTCGCCGACGAAGGAGCGATCAAGCGGACGATCATCGACCACGCTGCAGAAAAGCTCCACCCGCGGGAGATCGAGGAACGCTACCGGGAAGTGGTCGCCGGCCGCGAACTCCGCGCCACCCTCGAACAGATCGCCGCCGCCGGCGGCAAGGCCATCTACCGTGCCGTCGACATCCGCGACGCCGCGGCCGTGACCGCCCTGGTCGATGAAATCCGCCGAGAGCACGGCCCGATCCGCGGCCTGGTCCACGGTGCCGGAGTACTTGCCGACCGGCTGATCGCCGACAAGACCCGCGAGCAGTTCGCCCGCGTCTACGGCACCAAGGTGGCCGGGCTGCGCGCCCTGCTGGCCGCCACCGCTGCCGACGACCTCCGCTTCATCGCCCTCTTCTCCTCCACCACCGGCCGCTTCGGCCGGGTGGGCCAGGTCGACTACGCGGTGGCTAACGAGGTGCTCAACAAGCTGGCCCAGGCGGAGGCGCGCCGCCGCGCCGGCTGCCGGACCGTCAGCATCAACTGGGGCCCCTGGGACGGCGGCATGGTTACCCCGGCGCTGAAGAAGGTCTTTGCCAACGAGGGGATCGGCCTGATCGACCTGACCGCCGGCGGCGAATTCCTCATCCACGAGATCGCCGCCGCCGGCGCGCCGGTAGAGATCGTCGCCATGGTCGGCGGGGCGGCAGCAACCGCCCCGGCGCCAAGCCCGGCCGCCGCCGGCCGGCCGCTGGCCGAGGCCTTCGCCCTGACCCTCACCGTGGCCGACTACCCGTTCCTCCGCTCCCACGTCATTGACGGCAAGGCGGTCCTGCCGATGGCGGTCATCGTCGAATGGCTCGCCCACGGCGCCCTTCACGGCAACCCCGGCTTCCGCTTCCACGGCTTCAACGACCTGCGGATTTGCAAAGGGGTGGTCTTCGACCGCGAGACCCCCTGCCCGCTCCGGGTGCTGGCCGGCCGGGCCGAAAAGCGCGACTCCTTCTACCTGGTGCCGGTGGAACTCGTCAGCACCGCCGACGACCGGCCGGTGCTCCACGCCCGGGCCGAGATCGTCCTGGCCAACCGGCTCCCCGAAGGGATCCGCTCGATCAGCGAAATCCCCACCACTCCCTACGAGCCCCGCAACGGCGAGCTCTACGACCGGGAACACCTCTTCCACGGCCCGGAGTTGCACGGCATCGAGCAGGTGGACGGCTGTTCCGCCAAGGGGATCGCCGCCCGGGTGAAAGGGGCGCCGGTCCCGACCGCCTGGATCAACCGGCCACTGCGCAGTGTCTGGATCACCGATCCGCTGGTGATCGACAGCGCCTTCCAACTGATGATCCTCTGGTCATTCGAGCGATTCGGCGCCGGCTCCCTCCCCTGCTTCGGCGCCCGCTACCGCCAGTTCCAGGAAACCTTCCCCCGCGACGGGGTGCAGGTGGTGATCCGGGTGACCGGGGAAAGCGCCCACAGCGCCACCGCCGACATGGAATTCCTCGACCGGCATAACGGCAAGCTGGTGGCCCGCCTCGAAGGGTACGAGTGCGTTATCGATCCCTCGCTGCAGCAGGCGTTCCGGCGCAATCGCCTGCCCGAACCGGGCGACGTCCAGCTGGGGGCCGCCTGA
- a CDS encoding PfaD family polyunsaturated fatty acid/polyketide biosynthesis protein gives MNHSSATDRSATFGWWRPETAVAAAEGNSIAAALQLLDRPLYLVERNGTLVPETAGTAGFGAVPADSLPLHGYAPPCHPEQLGDREFCRELGLRFPYLGGSMAKGISSAAMAEALGRAGMLGFFGAAGLPFAEVEAAADRLARSLGTVPYGFNLIHSPHEPDLEDALARLYIARGIRLVEASAFLALTLPLVRYRLHGIHRAADGTIVTPNRLIAKVSREELAARFFAPPPEAFLRELVASGELSEEQAQLAAQVPMAGDVTAEADSGGHTDNRPAIALFPTILSLASRLRASHGYDRPLRVGLAGGISTPAAAAAAFAMGAAYIMTGSVNQACVESGTCNEVRAMLAETRQADVAMAPAADMFEMGVTVQVLKRGTMFPMRAAKLYEFYRTHGSYDELPAAEREKLEKTLFHAPLDEIWQQTRTYFLRRDPRQAERGDRDPKHRMALVFRWYLGQAAHWAKNGEPGRKVDYQVWCGPAMGAFNEWVAGSFLASPARREVVTVAHNILHGAAVLSRAAVLRSQGIRLPPEELRVEPFETASIKEYPR, from the coding sequence TTGAACCATTCTTCTGCAACCGACCGATCAGCCACCTTCGGCTGGTGGCGCCCGGAGACCGCGGTCGCAGCAGCCGAAGGCAACAGCATCGCAGCAGCGCTGCAGCTGCTCGACCGGCCGCTCTACCTGGTGGAACGCAACGGCACGCTCGTCCCCGAGACGGCCGGTACGGCCGGTTTCGGCGCGGTCCCGGCCGACAGCCTGCCGCTGCACGGGTACGCCCCCCCCTGCCATCCGGAGCAGCTGGGCGACCGGGAGTTCTGCCGCGAACTGGGACTCCGTTTCCCCTACCTGGGGGGCTCGATGGCCAAGGGGATCAGCTCCGCGGCGATGGCCGAGGCGCTCGGCCGGGCCGGGATGCTCGGCTTTTTCGGCGCGGCCGGGCTGCCGTTCGCCGAGGTGGAAGCCGCCGCCGACCGGCTCGCCCGCTCCCTCGGCACCGTCCCCTACGGCTTCAACCTGATCCATTCCCCCCACGAGCCGGATCTGGAGGATGCCCTGGCGCGGCTCTACATCGCCCGGGGAATCCGGCTCGTCGAGGCGTCGGCCTTCCTCGCCCTGACCCTGCCGCTGGTCCGCTATCGCCTCCACGGCATCCATCGCGCCGCCGACGGTACCATCGTCACCCCGAACCGGCTCATCGCCAAGGTTTCCCGGGAAGAGCTGGCAGCCAGATTCTTCGCCCCGCCGCCGGAAGCGTTTCTCCGCGAACTGGTCGCCAGCGGCGAGTTGAGCGAAGAGCAGGCGCAGTTGGCCGCGCAGGTGCCAATGGCCGGCGACGTGACCGCCGAAGCCGATTCCGGCGGCCATACCGACAACCGGCCGGCGATCGCCCTTTTCCCGACGATCCTGTCGCTTGCTTCCCGGCTCCGCGCCAGCCACGGCTATGACCGGCCGCTGCGGGTCGGCCTGGCCGGCGGTATCTCCACCCCGGCTGCCGCGGCTGCCGCCTTCGCCATGGGAGCCGCCTACATCATGACCGGCTCGGTCAACCAGGCCTGCGTCGAATCCGGCACCTGCAACGAAGTGCGGGCGATGCTCGCCGAGACCCGCCAGGCGGACGTGGCCATGGCGCCGGCCGCCGACATGTTCGAGATGGGGGTGACCGTCCAGGTGCTGAAGCGGGGAACGATGTTCCCGATGCGGGCGGCAAAGCTGTACGAGTTCTACCGTACCCACGGCAGTTACGACGAGCTCCCGGCCGCCGAGCGGGAAAAACTGGAGAAGACCCTCTTCCATGCGCCGCTGGACGAGATCTGGCAGCAGACCCGGACCTATTTCCTCCGCCGCGACCCGCGCCAGGCGGAACGGGGCGACCGGGACCCGAAACACCGGATGGCGCTCGTCTTCCGCTGGTACCTGGGCCAGGCCGCCCACTGGGCGAAGAACGGCGAACCGGGCCGCAAGGTCGACTACCAGGTCTGGTGTGGTCCGGCCATGGGCGCCTTCAACGAATGGGTCGCCGGCAGCTTCCTGGCCTCCCCCGCCCGGCGCGAGGTCGTCACGGTGGCCCACAACATCCTCCACGGCGCCGCGGTACTCAGCCGCGCCGCCGTCCTGCGCAGCCAGGGAATCCGGCTGCCGCCGGAAGAACTGCGCGTCGAACCGTTTGAAACCGCATCGATTAAGGAGTACCCGAGGTGA